The following are encoded in a window of Phaseolus vulgaris cultivar G19833 chromosome 3, P. vulgaris v2.0, whole genome shotgun sequence genomic DNA:
- the LOC137839473 gene encoding uncharacterized protein: protein MADLPIRKVLQKLDVARRMARWAVELSEFDIHYEPRGPIKSQIYADFVVELYSAATHQEGAYFKWVLSVDGSSNQQGSGAGVILEGPDGLLIEQALRFAFKASNNQAEYEALIAGMLLAKEMGAKGLLAKSDLLLVTGHVTGEYQAKDPQMAVYLEYV from the coding sequence ATGGCGGACCTTCCGATCCGCAAAGTCTTACAGAAACTAGATGTGGCGAGAAGAATGGCACGATGGGCGGTAGAATTATCTGAGTTTGACATACACTATGAACCTAGGGGCCCCATTAAGAGCCAAATTTATGCCGACTTCGTAGTGGAACTCTACTCAGCAGCCACCCATCAAGAAGGGGCATATTTCAAGTGGGTACTCTCGGTAGATGGTTCGtcaaaccaacaaggtagtGGAGCAGGTGTCATTTTGGAAGGTCCGGATGGGTTGCTAATCGAACAGGCCCTTCGTttcgctttcaaagccagtaacaaccaagcagagtatgaggcactgatcgcaggaatgctgCTAGCAAAAGAAATGGGAGCGAAGGGATTGTTGGCAAAAAGCGATTTGTTGTTAGTTACGGGACATGTCACGGGGGAGTACCAAGCtaaagatccccagatggccGTATACTTGGAATACGTCTAG
- the LOC137839474 gene encoding uncharacterized mitochondrial protein AtMg00810-like yields MIFVALYVDDLNFMGNNNEMIEEFKGTMRREFEMTDWGLIKVFLGLEVRQKETGIFVSQETYPKEILKKYKMANCNPVSIPMEPGAKLSKFDGGERADGSRYRSLVGSLRYLTCMRLYLSLSVGIISRFMEEPVYSHWKAFKRVLRYIL; encoded by the coding sequence ATGATATTTGTTgctctttatgttgatgatctcAATTTTATGGGTAACAATAATGAGATGATAGAAGAGTTTAAGGGCACAATGAGACGAGAATTTGAGATGACAGATTGGGGATTGATCAAGGTTTTCCTTGGTTTGGAGGTTAGACAAAAAGAGACGGGTATTTTTGTATCACAAGAGACATATCCAAAAGAGATTTTGAAGAAGTACAAGATGGCAAATTGCAACCCAGTATCAATACCAATGGAACCAGGTGCAAAACTCTCAAAGTTTGATGGAGGAGAACGTGCCGATGGAAGTAGATACCGAAGTTTGGTAGGAAGCCTTCGTTATCTCACATGCATGAGGCTGTATCTTTCATTAAGTGTCGGCATCATAAGTCGATTCATGGAGGAACCAGTTTACTCACATTGGAAGGCGTTCAAGCGAGTCTTACGGTACATCCTGTAA